A genomic segment from Geitlerinema sp. PCC 7407 encodes:
- a CDS encoding amylo-alpha-1,6-glucosidase: protein METFDGREWLLTNGLGTMASGTVGDARTRTYHGWLVAALAPPGQRSLLLSHLEATLVVAQDSWPLSTNCWADGAVHPQGYRQLQTFAREPVPTWVWQESDWQLTRQIAMPHASPEMAAAGQGVLVRYRYEGDRPAVLRLRPLIGDRNLHHQQHMAPDLRFPQIVGSQWACFQAQRPAILGTPWHLTWTRGLYTPEDSWYLRYRYPEETQRGLADQEDLFCPGELAVRLAPGETVTLGAFVGLASAPLTDPCFDQAVAAEAERLAALFAPVLRSPHPYLEARRQLCCASDQFIVHRTSIQGPTAIAGYPWFSDWGRDTLIALPGLALTTGRWELARGLLETFGSYCRDGLIPNTFPETDADPIYNSLDATLWWIETLGLYLEATQDWDFLATQYPTARKIYKFLTAGTHYSICVDATDGLLGWNAPGVALTWMDAVVDGYVVTPRRGKPVEINALWYSALAWLRDWAERLAHRSHPPAPALLNQAAHYRHQAAQVEASLQKFWNRSQGYLFDGLAPDDSRNAQIRPNAVIALSLFHCAFPATQGRQILAIARDRLLTPYGLRSLDSSDPDYIGTYAGDRFHRDRAYHQGTVWSWLIGPFVRAWRRFYPDEPLPFDWQPLLDHLTSQACLGSVSEIFDGDPPHAPQGAIAQAWSVAEILRALELELS, encoded by the coding sequence ATGGAGACATTTGACGGGCGGGAGTGGCTGTTGACCAATGGCCTGGGCACCATGGCCAGCGGAACTGTAGGGGATGCCCGGACGCGCACCTATCATGGTTGGCTGGTGGCGGCTCTGGCACCGCCGGGTCAGCGATCGCTCCTGCTCTCGCATCTAGAGGCGACACTGGTCGTGGCGCAGGACTCCTGGCCGCTGAGCACCAACTGTTGGGCAGACGGGGCCGTTCATCCCCAGGGCTATCGGCAGTTGCAGACCTTTGCGCGCGAGCCGGTGCCGACCTGGGTCTGGCAGGAGTCTGATTGGCAACTGACCCGGCAAATCGCGATGCCCCACGCAAGCCCTGAGATGGCTGCTGCGGGCCAAGGGGTGCTGGTGCGCTACCGCTACGAGGGCGATCGCCCGGCGGTGCTGCGTTTGCGCCCGCTGATTGGCGATCGCAACTTGCACCATCAGCAACACATGGCCCCAGATCTGCGCTTTCCCCAAATTGTTGGCTCGCAGTGGGCGTGTTTCCAGGCCCAGCGCCCTGCGATTCTGGGGACGCCGTGGCACCTGACCTGGACGCGGGGCCTCTACACCCCGGAGGACTCCTGGTATTTGCGCTACCGCTATCCCGAAGAGACGCAGCGGGGACTGGCGGATCAAGAGGACTTGTTTTGTCCGGGCGAACTGGCGGTGAGGTTGGCACCGGGAGAAACCGTAACCCTGGGGGCATTTGTGGGTCTGGCGAGCGCCCCGCTGACGGACCCGTGCTTTGATCAAGCGGTGGCTGCTGAGGCGGAGCGTTTGGCTGCGTTATTTGCCCCCGTGCTGCGATCGCCCCATCCCTATCTGGAGGCGCGCCGCCAGCTGTGCTGCGCGAGCGATCAGTTCATCGTGCATCGGACGTCGATCCAAGGGCCAACGGCGATCGCAGGCTATCCCTGGTTCAGTGACTGGGGCCGCGATACCTTGATTGCTCTGCCGGGACTGGCGCTGACCACGGGGCGCTGGGAGTTGGCCCGCGGTCTCCTAGAAACCTTTGGCAGCTACTGCCGCGATGGCCTCATTCCCAACACCTTTCCTGAAACGGACGCTGACCCGATCTATAACAGCTTGGATGCCACGCTGTGGTGGATTGAAACCCTGGGGCTGTACCTGGAGGCAACCCAGGACTGGGACTTTCTAGCTACTCAGTACCCTACGGCTCGCAAAATCTACAAGTTCCTAACAGCGGGGACCCACTACAGCATCTGCGTGGACGCGACTGATGGCTTGCTGGGATGGAATGCGCCTGGGGTGGCGCTGACGTGGATGGATGCGGTCGTAGACGGCTACGTGGTGACGCCGCGACGGGGCAAGCCCGTTGAGATTAATGCGCTGTGGTACTCGGCTTTGGCGTGGCTGAGGGACTGGGCAGAGCGCTTGGCCCATCGCAGTCACCCACCGGCACCGGCGCTGCTGAACCAAGCCGCCCACTATCGTCACCAGGCCGCCCAGGTCGAGGCCTCCCTGCAAAAGTTCTGGAACCGCTCCCAAGGCTATCTGTTTGATGGGTTAGCGCCCGACGACTCACGAAATGCTCAGATTCGGCCCAATGCGGTCATTGCCCTTTCGCTGTTTCACTGCGCTTTCCCTGCGACTCAGGGACGCCAGATTTTGGCGATCGCCCGCGATCGCCTGCTGACGCCCTATGGCCTGCGATCGCTCGATTCCAGCGATCCGGACTACATCGGCACCTACGCGGGCGATCGCTTCCATCGCGATCGCGCCTATCACCAGGGCACCGTCTGGAGCTGGCTGATCGGTCCCTTTGTACGGGCGTGGCGGCGCTTCTACCCTGACGAGCCGCTCCCCTTTGACTGGCAGCCCCTTCTCGATCACCTGACCTCCCAGGCGTGCCTGGGCTCTGTCTCTGAAATTTTCGATGGCGATCCGCCCCATGCCCCACAAGGCGCGATCGCCCAAGCGTGGTCAGTTGCCGAGATTCTTCGTGCCCTAGAGCTTGAGCTGAGCTGA
- a CDS encoding peptidoglycan DD-metalloendopeptidase family protein — translation MSELERLSQALASDAEAWEEQKQVLPEAPRRRARTSAAMIGLALSMGASHLLLPQQDDGAMAAEPMAAEPSAVGLADAPVAPSVPEDQTVAFSFPESSSATHSVREGQTLWQIASLYQVNVNDLASLNGLTPDALLYPGQTLKLPAPSEVAYATYAMSPTVSDVQPSPAADELEAPEPPAAEVPVETATESLDSQLKTEQEVALAELKQKSNALKSSLADLKSLSQSEAASTTAPAFVESSVEPSVSEADVAEPSLPEETEIASRSTAVEIPVMTLPERATESSSKALEPSAQSYAMPEKADSLQAAASPTLAAPKAAEQEAAVVETETAEPKAIASEQVNVPTVPSLAVAIAPQQPESNATLAQPQAVVEAYRVNSGDTLSAIARQHGVSQSELIAFNGIDNPNLIKVDQVLRIPQQSVETPFSVATVTTQPVTIASATPIPVLDEETEAEAQKADSPELPLVVGLTPAAPAEEAATEEGLQVATAPVSRPGVAQPENQSVPQFGAETQLDTYTEGLRAEIIRLREKYQTQRDDSVTVATRNEPVAEPQTVAVVSTSNDAASLGGSRVNPEFKPNQYTNGLQAEIRNLREQKASGQASSQSVTIPVNPPAAPQEQVVAAANIGSASYDPIVKTAIGQSVSPQLPPLAAADTYLPKESATFKGYIWPAEGVLTSGYGYRWGRMHRGIDIAAPVGTPVVAAAPGVVITSGWNDGGYGNLVEIQHPDGSITLYAHNNRNLVRVGQQVDQGQQIAEMGSTGYSTGPHSHFEIHPSGQGAVNPLALLTSRDG, via the coding sequence ATGAGCGAGCTAGAGCGCCTTTCTCAGGCCCTCGCCTCTGACGCAGAAGCTTGGGAAGAGCAAAAACAGGTTCTTCCAGAAGCCCCTCGCCGACGCGCTCGCACCTCTGCTGCGATGATTGGTCTGGCACTCTCGATGGGTGCTTCGCATTTGCTCCTGCCGCAGCAGGATGATGGAGCCATGGCTGCTGAGCCCATGGCCGCCGAACCGTCGGCCGTAGGTCTCGCTGACGCTCCTGTGGCCCCTTCCGTCCCGGAAGATCAAACGGTTGCCTTCTCATTCCCAGAGTCTTCTAGCGCGACTCACTCCGTGCGAGAAGGGCAAACCCTTTGGCAGATTGCAAGCCTGTATCAGGTCAATGTCAATGACCTAGCGTCTCTCAATGGTCTGACGCCTGACGCGTTGCTTTATCCTGGCCAGACCCTCAAGCTTCCTGCACCGAGCGAAGTGGCCTATGCAACCTATGCAATGAGCCCCACTGTCAGCGATGTGCAGCCCAGCCCAGCAGCAGACGAACTAGAGGCTCCAGAGCCCCCTGCCGCTGAGGTCCCCGTTGAGACCGCGACTGAAAGTCTAGACAGCCAGCTGAAGACCGAGCAAGAAGTCGCGCTAGCTGAACTCAAGCAAAAGAGCAACGCGCTCAAGAGCAGCCTGGCCGACCTAAAGAGCCTCAGCCAATCTGAAGCAGCGTCTACCACCGCACCTGCTTTTGTTGAGTCGTCGGTCGAGCCCTCCGTTTCTGAGGCTGATGTGGCTGAGCCCAGCCTTCCAGAAGAAACCGAGATTGCTAGCCGCTCAACGGCTGTTGAAATTCCGGTCATGACGCTGCCTGAGCGGGCAACCGAGTCTTCGAGCAAGGCTCTAGAGCCCTCAGCCCAGAGCTACGCCATGCCTGAGAAGGCTGATAGTCTGCAAGCTGCAGCCAGCCCGACACTAGCTGCTCCCAAAGCTGCTGAGCAAGAAGCCGCTGTAGTCGAAACTGAGACAGCAGAGCCGAAGGCGATCGCCTCTGAGCAGGTCAACGTCCCCACGGTTCCTAGCTTGGCAGTGGCGATCGCTCCTCAGCAACCTGAGAGCAACGCGACACTCGCTCAGCCCCAGGCTGTCGTAGAGGCCTATCGCGTCAACTCCGGCGACACCCTGAGCGCGATCGCGCGTCAGCACGGCGTGTCTCAGTCTGAGCTGATCGCTTTTAACGGCATCGACAACCCCAACTTGATCAAAGTCGATCAGGTGCTGCGCATTCCCCAGCAGTCTGTGGAGACGCCCTTCAGCGTAGCAACGGTTACTACCCAGCCTGTCACCATCGCCTCCGCAACTCCCATTCCTGTCTTGGATGAAGAGACTGAGGCAGAAGCGCAAAAGGCCGATTCTCCCGAACTGCCTTTGGTCGTTGGCCTGACACCGGCGGCTCCCGCTGAGGAAGCTGCCACAGAAGAAGGCTTACAGGTCGCAACGGCTCCGGTCAGCCGCCCTGGCGTAGCTCAGCCCGAGAATCAAAGCGTTCCTCAGTTTGGCGCCGAGACGCAGCTTGACACCTACACGGAAGGTCTACGAGCTGAAATCATCAGACTCCGCGAAAAATACCAAACGCAGAGGGATGACTCAGTAACCGTTGCAACCCGCAATGAGCCTGTTGCTGAGCCCCAAACCGTTGCGGTTGTTTCCACCAGCAACGATGCAGCCTCTCTAGGCGGCAGCCGCGTCAATCCTGAATTCAAGCCCAACCAGTACACCAACGGTTTGCAAGCTGAAATCCGGAACCTGCGCGAGCAGAAAGCCAGCGGTCAGGCCAGCAGCCAGTCTGTGACGATCCCAGTCAACCCGCCTGCGGCTCCGCAAGAGCAGGTCGTCGCCGCCGCCAATATCGGATCGGCAAGCTATGACCCAATTGTCAAAACCGCGATCGGCCAGAGTGTTTCTCCCCAGCTGCCACCCCTAGCTGCCGCTGACACCTATCTGCCCAAGGAAAGTGCAACGTTCAAGGGTTACATTTGGCCCGCTGAGGGGGTTCTCACTTCCGGCTACGGCTACCGCTGGGGCAGAATGCACCGGGGTATTGACATTGCCGCTCCTGTAGGAACTCCTGTTGTGGCAGCAGCTCCTGGTGTGGTCATCACCTCGGGCTGGAACGACGGTGGCTACGGCAACCTGGTTGAAATCCAGCATCCTGACGGCAGCATCACCCTCTACGCACACAACAACCGAAACTTGGTTCGGGTAGGTCAACAAGTCGATCAGGGTCAGCAGATTGCTGAGATGGGCAGCACTGGCTATAGCACCGGTCCCCACTCTCACTTTGAGATTCACCCTTCGGGCCAAGGCGCCGTTAATCCTTTGGCTCTCCTGACCTCGCGGGATGGCTAA
- a CDS encoding tRNA (cytidine(34)-2'-O)-methyltransferase, whose amino-acid sequence MPRIVLVNPQIPPNTGNIARTCAATGTELHLVGPLGFEISDRQLKRAGLDYWPYVDLHYHETFDAFEVYHQTLGGRQLGFSASGQYNYSKFEFQEEDWLLFGCETQGLPREVLAQCDATLHIPMSQAHVRSLNLSVSAAIGLFEARRQLGYLG is encoded by the coding sequence ATGCCCCGCATTGTTCTCGTTAATCCCCAAATTCCACCCAATACTGGAAACATTGCTCGAACTTGTGCAGCTACCGGCACGGAGCTCCACCTTGTAGGTCCTTTGGGCTTCGAGATTAGCGATCGCCAGCTCAAGCGAGCCGGCCTAGACTACTGGCCTTACGTAGATCTGCACTACCACGAGACATTTGATGCATTTGAGGTCTACCATCAGACCCTTGGCGGACGTCAGCTGGGCTTCAGCGCTTCAGGACAATATAACTATTCTAAGTTTGAGTTTCAGGAAGAAGACTGGTTACTCTTTGGCTGTGAAACCCAGGGGCTGCCGCGAGAAGTTTTAGCGCAGTGCGACGCTACCCTGCACATCCCCATGAGCCAAGCCCACGTGCGCAGCCTCAATCTTTCCGTCAGCGCTGCCATTGGCCTCTTCGAAGCGCGGCGCCAGCTAGGTTACCTCGGCTAA
- the gshA gene encoding glutamate--cysteine ligase — MLLSKGFEVEMYTGTPQGDIVGFSDQIVAELDSFVREPDNRNVEYTTPPLSCYDRLLCDLIRPRQQLRAYLKTLGDYTLIPGSTLSLGGSDRFYRSDPANPYHGYIEQTYGTTVVTASIHINIGISDPETLMRACRLVRVEAPLFLALSAASPFLDSKVTGQHSTRWSVFPKTPVHVPLFESHRHYIQWTEAQIEAGTMQNVRHLWSSVRPNGDRRPYNLNRLELRICDLMTDPIALLAVTALLEARILQCIEDPSLDPLSISLFPSNSRSQDLVAIADANEMSAAKSSLDAPLRHWRDGHILSARDWIEQLYQEVLPTAKKNGFGCFLLPLRKILRDGNEAQRWLSLYQQGLSPRQIFVQAIQDLEEQERELASKLCHPLVA, encoded by the coding sequence GTGCTGCTATCGAAAGGCTTTGAAGTCGAGATGTACACTGGCACCCCTCAAGGGGACATTGTGGGATTCTCAGACCAGATCGTCGCGGAGTTGGACAGTTTTGTCCGGGAGCCTGACAATCGCAACGTCGAGTACACCACTCCGCCGCTGAGCTGCTACGATCGCCTGCTCTGCGACTTGATCCGTCCCCGCCAGCAGCTGCGCGCCTACCTGAAAACCCTGGGCGACTACACGCTGATTCCGGGCAGTACGCTGTCTCTCGGCGGCAGCGATCGCTTTTATCGGTCAGACCCTGCCAACCCCTATCACGGGTATATCGAGCAGACCTACGGCACCACCGTTGTCACCGCTAGCATTCACATCAACATTGGTATCTCGGACCCCGAAACCCTTATGCGGGCTTGCCGCCTGGTTCGAGTTGAGGCGCCTCTCTTTTTGGCGCTGAGCGCCGCTTCACCCTTTCTAGACAGCAAGGTCACTGGTCAGCACTCCACTCGCTGGTCCGTTTTCCCCAAAACGCCCGTTCACGTTCCGCTATTTGAGAGCCACCGTCACTATATCCAGTGGACCGAAGCTCAGATCGAGGCTGGCACCATGCAAAACGTCCGGCACCTGTGGAGCTCGGTGCGCCCAAATGGCGATCGCCGTCCTTACAACCTCAACCGCCTAGAGCTGCGCATCTGCGATCTCATGACCGATCCGATCGCGCTTTTGGCCGTGACAGCACTCCTCGAGGCTCGAATTCTCCAATGCATCGAAGACCCCAGCCTCGATCCGCTCTCCATTAGCCTCTTTCCCAGCAACAGCCGCAGTCAGGACCTCGTGGCGATCGCAGACGCCAATGAAATGTCCGCCGCCAAAAGTAGCTTGGACGCACCCCTGCGCCATTGGCGAGACGGCCACATCTTGAGCGCTCGCGACTGGATCGAGCAGCTTTATCAAGAAGTCCTGCCCACCGCGAAAAAGAACGGCTTTGGCTGTTTCTTGCTGCCTTTGCGCAAAATTCTGCGAGACGGCAACGAAGCCCAACGCTGGCTATCGCTCTATCAACAGGGACTGAGTCCACGGCAGATTTTTGTCCAGGCCATTCAAGATCTTGAAGAGCAGGAGCGAGAACTCGCCAGCAAGCTGTGCCACCCCCTCGTGGCGTGA